From Neobacillus sp. PS2-9, the proteins below share one genomic window:
- a CDS encoding ATP-binding protein, whose amino-acid sequence MKRLGQLILVSISILFTIYQYLSEKDPIFEIDFFLFTLLAWFVGWQYDKSRYYEKRAQAGEISYKRLIDSLPEPVYITRDHRLLYVNNAAVSMLRAQHKDEIIGKSIFDFIVPEYMDRLLERYKQIKKEKQPIHTIEYRAKRIDGTTFFFEVSSLSIVFGEKEAVLSIGKDITEKKEETERLLQKSEKLALLGQMAAGIAHEIRNPLTSIKGFIQLMKSGAKNNQYLDIVLTELDRINSIVGEFLVLAKPTAAVFVEQNIKTLLTDVITLINNQSILNNVQILTEFSPELPSISCEENQLKQVFLNLLKNAIEAMPKGGTIEVIVKEKQEGEISVQINDTGLGIPEERISTLGEPFYTTKEKGTGLGLMTCFKIVENHHGTLNITSKVNEGTCIEVLLPTMTQPLLKQELAHS is encoded by the coding sequence ATGAAAAGATTGGGCCAACTTATTCTCGTTTCCATTTCAATTTTATTTACCATTTATCAGTATCTATCCGAGAAGGATCCAATATTTGAAATTGACTTCTTTCTCTTTACCTTGTTAGCATGGTTTGTCGGCTGGCAATATGATAAGTCACGTTACTATGAAAAAAGGGCACAAGCTGGAGAGATAAGTTATAAGAGATTGATTGATTCGTTGCCCGAACCCGTTTATATTACTAGGGATCATAGATTACTTTATGTGAATAATGCTGCAGTAAGTATGCTTCGTGCTCAGCATAAAGACGAAATCATTGGAAAGTCAATTTTTGACTTCATTGTTCCTGAATATATGGATCGTTTATTAGAGCGCTATAAGCAAATAAAGAAAGAGAAACAGCCAATCCACACGATTGAATATAGAGCAAAGCGTATAGATGGAACCACTTTCTTTTTTGAAGTATCTTCCCTATCTATTGTCTTTGGTGAAAAAGAGGCCGTTCTATCAATTGGTAAGGATATTACGGAGAAAAAGGAAGAAACCGAGCGACTTCTTCAAAAGTCTGAAAAATTGGCTCTACTTGGGCAAATGGCTGCAGGGATTGCACATGAAATTCGGAATCCACTTACTTCCATTAAAGGATTTATTCAGCTAATGAAATCTGGCGCGAAAAATAATCAATACCTCGATATTGTTTTAACAGAACTTGACCGGATTAATTCAATCGTTGGAGAATTTCTTGTCCTTGCAAAACCAACGGCAGCTGTTTTTGTTGAACAAAATATCAAGACATTACTAACTGATGTTATCACCTTAATTAACAACCAGTCTATCTTGAACAATGTCCAAATTCTCACCGAGTTTAGTCCTGAACTTCCCAGCATCAGCTGTGAGGAAAATCAATTAAAACAGGTTTTCTTAAACCTTTTGAAAAATGCAATCGAAGCCATGCCGAAGGGTGGAACGATAGAGGTAATCGTAAAAGAAAAGCAGGAAGGGGAAATTTCAGTACAGATTAATGATACAGGATTGGGAATACCTGAAGAACGAATTTCTACACTTGGAGAGCCTTTTTATACCACAAAAGAAAAGGGAACTGGACTTGGATTAATGACTTGTTTTAAGATAGTTGAAAATCACCATGGTACATTAAACATAACTAGCAAAGTAAATGAGGGAACGTGCATTGAAGTTCTTCTACCAACAATGACACAGCCATTATTAAAGCAGGAACTTGCTCATTCTTAA